In the genome of Populus trichocarpa isolate Nisqually-1 chromosome 6, P.trichocarpa_v4.1, whole genome shotgun sequence, one region contains:
- the LOC7495639 gene encoding scarecrow-like protein 23, with product MLQSLIPQSPINSTNPNNSSSSPMKSKRAAADLTVGESSGDDPSSKRVSYENPTTEIVSSTNLVEGGGGDDGGESSGLRLLGLLLQCAECVAMDNLNGATDLLPEIAELSTPFGSSPERVGAYFAHALQVRVVSSILGTYSPLVSKSVTRTQSQKLFNALQSYNSISPLVKFSHFTANQAIFQALDGEDRVHVIDLDIMQGLQWPGLFHILASRPRKIRSMRITGFGSSSELLESTGRRLADFASSLGLPFEFHPLEGKIGNVTGLSQLGVRPREAIVVHWMHHCLYDVTGSDLETLKLLALLRPKLITTVEQDLSHGGSFLGRFVEALHYYSALFDALGDGLGVDSVERHMVEQQLFGCEIRNIVAVGGPKRTGEVKVERWGDELRRSGFRPVSLQGNPAAQAGLLLGMFPWRGYTLVEENGCLKLGWKDLSLLTASAWQPSD from the coding sequence atGCTTCAAAGCTTAATTCCTCAATCCCCTATCAATTCCACAAACCCCAACAATTCTTCTTCCTCCCCCATGAAATCCAAGCGTGCCGCCGCGGACCTCACTGTCGGCGAGTCCTCCGGTGATGACCCTTCATCCAAACGGGTCAGTTATGAAAATCCCACCACGGAAATCGTCTCCTCAACCAATTTAGTCGAAGGCGGAGGAGGAGACGACGGGGGTGAGTCTAGTGGGCTCAGGTTGCTTGGGCTCTTGCTGCAATGTGCGGAGTGTGTTGCGATGGATAATCTAAATGGCGCGACGGACTTGTTGCCTGAGATTGCGGAGCTGTCGACGCCGTTTGGATCTTCGCCGGAGAGAGTGGGAGCGTACTTTGCACATGCTTTGCAGGTGCGGGTGGTTAGTTCTATCCTCGGTACTTACTCACCACTCGTGTCAAAATCAGTAACGCGAACTCAGTCACAGAAATTATTCAATGCTTTGCAGTCATACAATTCAATCAGTCCTCTGGTCAAATTCTCTCATTTCACAGCTAATCAAGCGATTTTCCAAGCATTGGACGGCGAAGATCGTGTCCACGTCATCGATTTGGATATAATGCAAGGACTTCAATGGCCAGGGTTGTTTCATATCTTAGCTTCCAGGCCTAGAAAGATCCGGTCCATGAGAATTACCGGGTTTGGATCCTCATCCGAGTTGCTCGAGTCAACCGGGAGGCGACTCGCAGATTTCGCCAGTTCACTCGGGCTCCCGTTTGAGTTTCACCCCTTAGAGGGTAAAATTGGGAATGTGACAGGTTTGAGTCAACTCGGGGTGAGGCCGAGAGAGGCTATTGTAGTACATTGGATGCATCATTGTTTGTATGATGTAACTGGGAGTGATCTAGAGACGTTGAAATTGTTGGCTTTGTTAAGGCCGAAATTGATCACGACCGTTGAACAAGATTTAAGTCATGGGGGGAGTTTTTTAGGGAGGTTTGTTGAGGCATTGCATTATTATAGTGCCTTGTTTGATGCTCTTGGGGACGGATTGGGTGTGGATAGTGTAGAGAGGCATATGGTGGAGCAGCAACTGTTTGGGTGTGAGATAAGGAATATTGTTGCTGTCGGCGGTCCTAAGAGGACCGGTGAGGTTAAGGTTGAGAGATGGGGTGACGAGCTGAGACGGTCTGGGTTTCGACCCGTTTCGCTCCAGGGTAACCCGGCCGCTCAAGCTGGTTTGTTGCTCGGGATGTTTCCATGGAGAGGGTATACTTTGGTTGAAGAAAATGGGTGCTTGAAATTGGGGTGGAAGGATTTGTCCTTGTTGACCGCCTCTGCGTGGCAACCGTCAGATTGA